The genomic segment AATCAGCGATTGAGTCAAGGTGATTTTCCTATAGAAGAGTTTTCCTCGAGTTTAAGTTATATTATTTCTAATCTAGAAATACCGCAGGCCTTACCTGAAATCTTAAATTCCCTTTTTAACAAAGAAAGTATAATTGAATACCTACTCAAAGTTGGACCGGATTTTTCGAGCTATCCTATTGAGAATATGGAAGAATTGGTCTTTTATACTCTGGCGAGTTTTATTGCTAAGTTGATTGCTATCTCGATTGGATCTCTGGTAATTATTATTGTTGTTTTCTTTTTAACTCATTTTATTATTTCACTATTCCATAAAATTTCTGCTGAAAGTGCCAAATTGAATTTGGCTAATCGTTTTATGGGAGCACTTTTTAATGGAGGTATTTGTTTTTTGGTTTTAGTTTTAATTCTGGAAGTAATCACTCCACTTTTATGTTATTTTATGATTGATCCAAATCAGTCAATGACGTTTTCTATGATTTTAAATACGTCTTTTCATATTCGGCCCTGGTTGGAACATGCACTTTTAAACATGTAAACCTTCCTGAGTTATCAGGGAGGTATTTACTTTAAGGA from the Anoxybacter fermentans genome contains:
- a CDS encoding CvpA family protein; its protein translation is MNWLDWVILLAIVLSIIRGFRRGLIRTLFGAFKYFISFVLILFYAPGLGEFLTRPWNLTQNIALSIKDMVNLPGHLYNDSLQILNLNQRLSQGDFPIEEFSSSLSYIISNLEIPQALPEILNSLFNKESIIEYLLKVGPDFSSYPIENMEELVFYTLASFIAKLIAISIGSLVIIIVVFFLTHFIISLFHKISAESAKLNLANRFMGALFNGGICFLVLVLILEVITPLLCYFMIDPNQSMTFSMILNTSFHIRPWLEHALLNM